The genomic region ttggtttttttgctggtcttttgcagctgtcttgttttgtttccttcttgaatatcttttgaatgtaatcgggtttcgggtcccttaaaacctatttttacttaataaaaaacatatctAAAATTAACTCATAGCTTAATCTCTTCATTTTTTTTCCTAACTTGTACAAGATTGACAAACAAAGTAGAATGTGTGACAAGAAAAATTAAGTAATTCAAAGCAACTTATGTACCACCTAAAAAATTAGGGGTTCCAATAAAGCATTTATTAGTCAGTGCTTCTATCTAAATCGTTTGACACTAGGCTTTAAGAGGATTATTATAAGCAATTATGAAGGTATTATATATTTTCAAGTATTCATAGCTCCATGCTCTCACATTATGATAATCTCAAAGTCCTAGATGATGCTAACCTTTTCTTCTCTAGTACATACCTTTTCAAGGAATATGTTCATGGCATTTTTCCAAGACAAAAATGGGTAGATTAATAGATAAGATTCAAGGGATTGAGTACAATCATAAGAATATAAGTAAATGAACAAGATAAATGCATAACaatttgagaacataaataaaacaaaaaaattatacaattaatgaatatctctatatatatcaaaatactcCCCTAAAAGTAAACACAAAAGTAAACAAAAAGACCACTGATATAAATATCACCATTAAAAACAACctagataataataaaataaaaatgaaaaatcattgttCTATGAGGATTCGTTGGGTTCTCTCATGGCGGCTCTTCATAGCAATGAAGATATTCAAAATAGATAGAGCACATTACGACTAAGCCGCGAAATTACATGTCTATGCTTTAGGTCGTCCCTTTGATTACTTGTTCGGATGGACAATTCGTTAGATTGTGAATCTTGTTAggtattccattcataattgtctCCAGATGGGCTGATcatcttataaaaaatatatatatctttggTCGACGAACATTTTCGTCATCATGCTACCTTAGCTCTACTTGTGTAGGCAGCAACTGGTTACATGATCTACAGATAGAAAGCTGCGTCGTTTTAGGACCAAAATTTAAAAAAGGCTATGTCCCACGCTAGGCAATCCCAACGTCATCAAATTCCGTCTAACACATGGGCAGAGAGGGGCCCAGCCATTTGGCTTCCACGTAACGATATTTCCTCCATGGCGGCAGGTGCAATCCTTCCGCTTTCAGCGATATTTTGGCCGCGTCACACATGATCTTGATCATCGCACGGAGTTGATCTGCCCTTCCCACAAAGCAACTAGGTAGCATTTGTAGCAGCGCACTGTACTCCGCCGTGGGTCGAGCAATCTCAAATTGGGACCTGAAATCGATGTCCACCAGCAAACGATCGTTGCTATTATACTTCAAAGAAGGCGCCTCCGTATTCACAACGATGTATTCGTAATCGCCTGCTTCAAATCAGATATAAATTCGATCAGAAATAAATGGGGGCACATTTTAGTCTTTGTACCGTTCAATAAAATGAAATGTAGTTCATCGATTAACAGAAAGAGCCACCTGCAGGGTAGCTGTTAACTTGCTTCCACTGCGACTTGCAAATACGTGCATCGTAGCCTGCGCATCGCAGCCTCTTCATTACGAATGGTCGCGCATTGCTTTTTCCGCGGCTCTCCATCCCACTAGAAAGGCCGGCCTTTTCTGTAGCTTTTATAACATTTTGAAGCAATATCGCCTCTAGATTTGTATTGTCGGAGGAGGAAGGGACAGCCTGCACATTAAAAGGGTTATAAAAGCCATTCAGAGAAATATTGAAGCAGAATTTGAATGTGATAATTTACCTTAACTATGAGTGAGAGCCAGTCTGCCAAAATAGGTATGGTCAGTCGTCGGTCCGAGCCATCACCATCCTCTTCCTCAACAAAGCTCATGTCTATTGCTTTGACGCTTACGCTTGTGTTTCCAACTGGATTTGCACAGCCTTGCTCTAATGGTTTCGTTCAAATAATAATTGACTCTCTTGGCTTTTATGCGCTGTAAATTTGGCTGAAGCAGGGGCATATGACTCCTACCAGCACTGGGAAGGTGGCTTTTTTGGGGTTTGAAGGGTAAAGTGTGAAGGAGGGCCAGACAGAAGTCGGTGGTGTAAGCGGCAAATTCCAATTGCCAATGAATTCCCATACAAGAGGAATAGCCGTGTGTCAGAGCAGCAGTTGTTTGGGGTGAATGACAGGCGAGTCAGCATTTTAGAAAGCCTAATGTAAAATAGTGCGAAGAGATATGCCTCTTGCAAAACGAATATGCGCGGGAGAATGGCGTCATGGATGAGGAATGACGATGAGGATAAGAATGCAATATGGATAATTTTGTATATAGCCTGGCTTTATCAATTCGTTTCCAAGCAAAGATGATTataatgatcttttgatgtttGCTGCTGCCAACGGTTCTTTTAAATTAAGAATATTATGATCTAGCAACTTTCCACATGAATCATATTTAAAATGCATTGCTCTTGACCTTATGCCGAGATGAAAACTGCAAACCCTAACATTTAATTAGAGAGTTGGAgttttcaaataattttaaaagtTCAAATGTAATAATTGTTCCCTTATTCTATTATTTAGCTTTTCCAAAACTTTCTACTCTGAGTATGTTGTAAGGTTTTACACTTACTCTCTTTTATATATAGTCTATATCTGTATAAGAATTTAAGAACAatagtatatatatgtgtatttgtaTATTTAAATTGCTAATTCATCAAGAATCTTAGGATTAAGAATTATTCATTTATTTTAGTATAGCAATCATATTAGACATTGACAAGGAAAAATAATAGGGAGATATAGGATTATGAGTCCCCTCAATTGAGTAGACACCCATTGAGTTGGCTATTTGTGGGCTCCCATTGAGATGGTTTCTTCTGGGCCAAGGGGTCAGATTGACTTGATTGGTTGTTTGATGCACTTGGGCTTAGTTGTGGAGGATTGTCTCCCAACATCCTATGGCAATTTCCCCTCAACTTTCTAATATGGTTGAAATAGTGTGTATGTTTATAGTAGGAAACTTCATTATCATTTGTTTGATGttaattgattatttttcctaAATTCAATTACTATTGTGTAATCTAGTGAAAGAATACTCTTGTTAAATAAATTGCATTgttggattttttattgtttggGAAAAATTAGTTATATGCCAAAAGTGAACATTACATCATGAGTCTAATTGGTCTGTCACttgcttagtcctctttttgtgttAACATGGTGACGTAAGTATGACCTAACACATATAAATAAAAATAGAACTGATCAGAGTATTATGGATTGACCATTAGTCGATCTTTGGTTATGGTTTCCTTGATCTTATtaaaagtatcattttcttagggtACCCAATCCACTTTCTCATCAAGTTTTAGTATGACATTAAGTGATCTAACTATCTCAAATACAACTAGTTACGAACTTGGACAAAAATTGAGCTTAGAAAAATAGGACTTGATTTCCTTTTTACTCGTTGTTGAATGAAATTTGAGTATGGCTTGCACTCTCCCTAGATAAAATGAGATGGTTTCCCTTCAAGATAAAAGACATCCTCTTATGCACAAAATTTTTTCATTTAGTGGTGAAAGAAGTTTTCAAGATATCTTCATAGTTTACCATTACTTGGTTTTGTCCAAAACATCCACCAAGAAAAGACATCATATATGATTTATTGAGAATATACAATACTTCATTTAAGAAGGTAGTGAGCAGTTGCCTTTTCTTAATGGAATTATTAACACAACTTAATCTCTTCATTTTATTCCTAACTTGCAAATGATTGGCCAACAAATTAGAACGTGACAAGAAAAAGAAGTTAATTGAAAGAAACATATGTACTACCAAAAAATTAAGGAGTTCCAAGAAAATATTTACTAGTCTTTACTTCTATCTAAATGGTTTGACACTAAGCTTAAGAGGAATATTAAAAGAAATTACGGAGGACTCATTATTTTTTGAGTATTCATAGCTCCATGCTCTCACATTATGATAATCTATTATGTTCTATATGACACGAACCTTTTGTTTTACAGTACATACCTTCCCAAGGAATATGTTCTTTACATTTCTCAAGCCAAAAAGGGGCAGAAAAATGTTGGAAAAGTGCCTCGAATTCACTTCACCTTTGTGTTGTGCTGATCGGAGTAGCCTATGCCGATGAAGTCGCCTATCAATGATCAGAGTAGGCTATGCCGATGAAGTCGCTTTATCGAAGATTGGAGTAGCTCGATGGAGGTTTGTCCGATAGCAAGCATTATGCCAATGAAGTCACCTATTGGTGATCGGAGTAGCCTATGCAGATGAAGTCGCTCTATTGGAGATCAAAGTAGCTTAATGGAGGTTTGTCCGATAGTAGGGGTTATGCCGATGAAGTGACCTATCAGTGATCGGAGTATACTATGCCGATGAAGTTGGTCTATCAAAGATTGGAGTAGATTGATGGAGGTTTGTCTGATAGTAGGCGTTATGTCGATGAAGTCGCCTATCGGTGATCGAAGTATCCTATGTCGATGAAGTCACTCTATCGGTGATCGAAGTAACCTATGCTGATGAAGTCTCTCTATCAGAGATCAGAGTAGCTCGATGGAGGTTTGTCCGATAGCA from Cryptomeria japonica chromosome 3, Sugi_1.0, whole genome shotgun sequence harbors:
- the LOC131036749 gene encoding uncharacterized protein LOC131036749 — protein: MSFVEEEDGDGSDRRLTIPILADWLSLIVKAVPSSSDNTNLEAILLQNVIKATEKAGLSSGMESRGKSNARPFVMKRLRCAGYDARICKSQWKQVNSYPAGDYEYIVVNTEAPSLKYNSNDRLLVDIDFRSQFEIARPTAEYSALLQMLPSCFVGRADQLRAMIKIMCDAAKISLKAEGLHLPPWRKYRYVEAKWLGPSLPMC